A section of the Macadamia integrifolia cultivar HAES 741 chromosome 9, SCU_Mint_v3, whole genome shotgun sequence genome encodes:
- the LOC122089216 gene encoding mitogen-activated protein kinase homolog MMK1, with protein sequence MDTVQSSDTVMAEAAPPPEPPPQAGVIHPGIENIPATLSHGGRFIQYNIFGNIFEVTAKYKPPIMPIGKGAYGIVCSAMNSETNEQVAIKKIANAFDNKIDAKRTLREIKLLRHMDHENVVAIRDIIPPPQRGIFNDVYIAYELMDTDLHQIIRSNQALSEEHCQYFLYQILRGLKYIHSANVLHRDLKPSNLLLNANCDLKICDFGLARITSETDFMTEYVVTRWYRAPELLLNSTEYTAAIDVWSVGCIFMELMDRKPLFPGRDHVHQLRLLMELIGTPTEADLGFVNENAKRYIRQLPRHIRQSFTEKFPHVHPAAIDLVEKMLTFDPRQRITVEEALAHPYLASLHDISDEPICSTPFSFDFEQSALTEEQMKDLIYGEALAFNPEFLLNL encoded by the exons ATGGACACCGTCCAGTCCTCTGATACTGTGATGGCAGAGGCTGCACCCCCACCGGAGCCGCCTCCCCAGGCAGGGGTGATTCACCCCGGAATCGAAAATATCCCGGCAACCCTAAGCCACGGCGGACGGTTTATACAGTACAATATATTCGGAAACATTTTTGAGGTAACCGCGAAATACAAGCCTCCTATCATGCCCATCGGGAAGGGAGCTTATGGTATCGTATG CTCAGCTATGAATTCGGAGACAAACGAGCAAGTAGCAATTAAGAAAATCGCTAACGCGTTCGACAACAAAATTGATGCTAAGAGGACGCTTCGCGAGATAAAGCTTCTTCGCCACATGGATCATGAAAAC GTTGTAGCAATCAGGGATATAATTCCACCACCTCAAAGGGGGATTTTTAATGATGTTTATATTGCATATGAGCTGATGGACACTGACCTGCATCAGATAATTCGTTCCAATCAAGCATTATCTGAGGAGCACTGTCAG TATTTCCTGTATCAGATCCTCCGTGGATTGAAGTACATACATTCCGCCAATGTTCTGCACAGGGACTTGAAGCCTAGCAATCTCCTCTTGAATGCTAATTGCGACTTGAAGATATGTGATTTTGGGCTAGCTCGTATTACGTCAGAAACTGATTTCATGACGGAATATGTCGTTACAAGATGGTATCGAGCACCGGAGCTGTTGCTAAACTCAACAGAATATACTGCTGCAATTGATGTTTGGTCGGTAGGCTGCATTTTCATGGAGTTGATGGACCGGAAGCCTTTATTTCCTGGCAGAGATCATGTGCACCAGCTTCGTTTATTAATGGAG CTGATTGGAACTCCAACTGAGGCTGATTTAGGGTTTGTGAATGAAAATGCAAAGAGATACATTCGGCAACTTCCTCGTCACATTCGACAATCATTCACCGAAAAGTTTCCACATGTTCACCCTGCAGCTATTGATCTTGTTGAGAAGATGCTAACATTTGATCCTAGGCAGAGGATCACAG TTGAGGAAGCGCTTGCACATCCCTACTTAGCATCACTTCATGACATCAGTGATGAGCCTATCTGTTCGACTCCTTTTAGCTTCGATTTTGAACAGAGTGCACTGACAGAGGAGCAGATGAAGGATTTAATCTATGGTGAGGCTTTAGCATTTAACCCCGAGTTTCTGCTTAATTTATGA